A single window of Anopheles moucheti chromosome 2, idAnoMoucSN_F20_07, whole genome shotgun sequence DNA harbors:
- the LOC128310496 gene encoding eukaryotic translation initiation factor 2-alpha kinase 1-like, protein MVTLSMDSEDDDDLDIDWNNIETIKKFDSAESTNLLSMVTRTTAELHTEERSLQTRLATKASAPVSLLVESLLQQLCALLEPDADRSRVLYKTICDRLHAVNLIDETYTMGEFEMMRSQYQKALYHLVSIARGRDLPVVLPDLQEYWPLPAGLEWSRYYREFEEISFIAGGGFGKVYRSRNKLDDNVYAVKKVTIRSTTIKSVLIHLAEVKTLASLNHINIVPYKAAWLEPLMSPGKNSANSTSTIDEDESSSSEDDEEETHRTKDSLRRPEHDSEEFSILFEKSNGEQEQENSEEARNQIAEMEDASRSVVSIEETQPHINLKWATLYIQMTLCHLTLREWLDQRNAVESFSQFYANFLHHQHGFVTSIPRNSFCRQSSQLSNTSEPEMIDQELPSRRSSESSKDDCQAEDNVQHLDIVIDIFQQLLNGLNYIHSRGIVHHDIKPSNIFVSLSHHDSKISIQLGDFGLACPLQSSHVGVGFGTPLYAAPEQLAGECDPKSDIYSLGIILLELLVPLSTDMERAETIKQVRRGQLPPDLDRDFMGLLKNLLHMQPARRPGMHDLVEAVNRIRINRDRVISELRRSLSLREEEISCLRTQIDEQQRAQHVTEEERVQMEQQTTRTLIVKEQELIYMSMEMQNKEIQLRSKDMELRSKDEEIQKLKEMLRSYQEKEAEAEQRKKDE, encoded by the exons ATGGTTACTCTGAGTATGGATTCAGAGGACGATGATGATTTGGACATCGATTGGAACAACATTGAAACTATCAAGAAGTTTGATTCAG CCGAGTCAACAAACCTGCTATCGATGGTCACGCGAACTACTGCTGAGTTGCACACTGAAGAGCGTTCTCTTCAAACTCGGTTAGCAACGAAAGCATCGGCTCCTGTGAGTCTGTTGGTAGAAAGCTTGCTGCAACAACTATGTGCACTGCTGGAACCGGATGCCGATCGTTCGCGTGTCTTGTACAAGACCATTTGCGATCGATTGCATGCAGTGAACTTGATAGACGAAACGTACACGATGGGAGAGTTCGAGATGATGCGCAGCCAGTACCAAAAAGCCCTCTACCATCTGGTCAGCATTGCACGTGGACGAGATTTGCCGGTTGTGTTGCCCGATCTGCAAGAATACTGGCCACTTCCGGCGGGGCTCGAATGGTCACGCTACTATCGAGAGTTTGAAGAGATTTCCTTTATCGCGGGTGGTGGTTTCGGTAAGGTATATCGGTCCCGCAACAAGCTGGACGATAACGTGTACGCCGTGAAGAAGGTGACAATCCGATCGACCACCATAAAGAGTGTGCTGATACATCTTGCCGAGGTAAAAACACTCGCCAGTTTGAATCATATCAACATCGTTCCTTACAAAGCGGCATGGCTTGAACCGCTAATGTCGCCGGGAAAGAACAGTGCCAACAGCACGTCGACaatcgatgaagatgaaaGTTCTTCATCGGAAGACGATGAGGAAGAAACGCATCGTACGAAAGATTCATTGCGGAGACCAGAACACGATTCTGAGGAATTCAGCATCCTCTTCGAGAAGAGTAACGGCGAGCAGGAACAGGAGAATAGCGAAGAAGCGAGAAACCAAATAGCGGAAATGGAAGACGCATCGAGAAGCGTGGTTAGCATCGAAGAGACCCAGCCACATATTAATCTGAAATGGGCTACACTGTACATCCAGATGACTCTCTGCCATTTGACGTTACGTGAATGGCTCGATCAGCGTAACGCTGTGGAGAGCTTTTCCCAATTCTATGCCAACTTTTTGCACCATCAGCATGGTTTTGTGACGTCTATTCCACGGAACTCTTTTTGCCGCCAAAGCTCACAGCTTTCCAACACAAGCGAACCTGAAATGATCGATCAGGAATTACCGTCCAGGCGTAGCTCGGAATCCTCCAAAGATGACTGCCAGGCGGAAGACAATGTCCAACATCTTGACATCGTTATAGACATTTTTCAGCAGTTGCTGAACGGCTTGAACTACATTCACTCGCGCGGCATCGTACATCATGACATTAAACCaagcaatatttttgttaGTCTGTCCCATCACGATTCAAAAATAAGCATTCAGTTGGGAGATTTTGGTTTGGCCTGTCCGCTGCAAAGTTCCCATGTAGGCGTTGGCTTCGGCACACCGCTCTATGCTGCTCCGGAACAGCTGGCGGGAGAGTGCGATCCAAAGTCGGACATTTACTCGCTCGGTATAATACTGCTCGAGCTGCTTGTACCGCTGTCGACCGATATGGAGCGGGCGGAAACTATCAAACAAGTGCGACGCGGTCAATTGCCACCCGATCTCGATCGTGATTTTATGGGACTGTTGAAGAATTTGCTTCACATGCAGCCTGCGCGACGGCCCGGGATGCACGATCTGGTAGAAGCCGTTAATCGCATACGCATTAACCGCGATCGAGTAATATCGGAGCTGCGTAGGAGCTTATCACTGCGAGAGGAAGAAATTTCTTGCCTGCGGACGCAGATCGACGAACAGCAACGAGCACAGCATGTGACGGAGGAAGAGCGTGTGCAGATGGAACAGCAAACCACACGTACGTTGATCGTCAAAGAGCAGGAGCTGATCTACATGAGCATGGAGATGCAAAACAAGGAAATACAGTTGCGCAGCAAAGATATGGAGCTGCGCAGTAAGGACGAGGAAATACAAAAACTCAAAGAAATGCTTCGGTCATACCAGGAAAAGGAAGCGGAAGCTGAGCAACGGAAGAAAGATGAATGA